The following proteins come from a genomic window of Kitasatospora sp. NBC_01246:
- a CDS encoding helix-turn-helix domain-containing protein, with the protein MTDQLGTLLRRLRGQAGLTQEQVAERSGVSVRTIRRLESGRSSDHRLGTVNLLADALDISAEDRRQLASTLAEARGASAPAVPRPAPAPLEPAPAPPGGPAAESPAPGPSAPPETPAPPAPRPVPGALADAAQELAGEVRRRWRREEAQRRVHDPFPLPVRWQRAPAGLTDRSENIQRLGPGAAPRPMDLSGDLRSVAEVYRRISSGRLVILGRAGSGKSILTIRFVLDQLEAPGAAGRVPVIFSLGSWDPTTTALRDWLVGRLLRDHPHLARRGPHGSTLAAALVDADLVLPVLDGFDEIAEGLRREALDALNATTLPLVLTSRHDEFAEAVQEAHAPLLWAAGITLADLTLDDLGHYLPRTARSVGRGDAAADGSEDGSEDGSLWDTVLDELRAGESGAGAALAAVLTTPLMVILARTAYSETPGRDPAELLDTARFPTAKSLEEHLLAGFVPAVYRRRAPERDAAGRPGRPTGWDTGRAQHWLGHLAHHLVRLDHDRQDLAWWQLGDTLPRSTRVLAVVVATSLSVALADWFVGLFVSLLGIGFGTGAGEVLLQGSLMGPVAGLAFGSVYAILITFGGGEVFEPSRVRLRLPGTHDSLGRRPVRTFLARFGDGLLGGSLMGVGCACALALERALYAGSPLTDPDVLEGTLINMLCLGLTFGSAAGLVFGLSAALEAPVDVTSSATPVSLLSANRATVARQFLVLAPALTLTIAGGGRLVVDLFQGVLGPLNWGLADGLFIGAVGGIGGTVAYLLAFTAWGQWLVLARVWLPLTGRLPWRPVAFLDDAYQRGVLRQTGAVYQFRHERLQHHLGRTFRQQHGKYAPATFPPAPAGTP; encoded by the coding sequence TTGACGGATCAGCTCGGCACGCTGTTACGCCGGCTGCGCGGCCAGGCGGGCCTGACGCAGGAACAGGTGGCGGAGCGCTCCGGCGTCAGTGTGCGCACCATCCGCCGGCTGGAGAGCGGCAGGTCCAGCGACCATCGACTGGGTACGGTCAACCTGCTGGCCGACGCCCTCGACATCAGCGCGGAGGACCGCCGGCAGCTGGCGAGCACGCTCGCCGAGGCGCGCGGCGCGTCGGCTCCCGCGGTGCCCCGGCCGGCTCCCGCGCCGCTCGAACCGGCGCCCGCGCCACCCGGCGGCCCGGCCGCCGAGTCCCCGGCCCCCGGCCCGTCGGCGCCACCCGAGACCCCCGCGCCGCCCGCGCCCCGCCCGGTGCCCGGCGCGCTGGCCGACGCCGCGCAGGAGCTGGCCGGCGAGGTCAGACGCCGCTGGCGCCGCGAGGAGGCGCAGCGCCGGGTCCACGACCCGTTCCCGCTCCCGGTCCGGTGGCAGCGGGCACCGGCCGGGCTGACGGACCGTTCGGAGAACATCCAGCGGCTCGGCCCGGGGGCCGCCCCCCGCCCGATGGACCTCAGCGGTGACCTGCGGAGCGTGGCGGAGGTCTACCGGCGGATCTCCTCCGGGCGGCTGGTGATCCTCGGCCGGGCCGGCTCGGGCAAGTCGATCCTGACGATCAGGTTCGTCCTGGACCAGTTGGAGGCCCCGGGCGCCGCCGGCCGGGTCCCGGTCATCTTCAGTCTCGGCTCCTGGGACCCGACCACCACCGCGCTGCGGGACTGGCTGGTCGGGCGGCTGCTGCGTGACCACCCGCACCTGGCCCGCCGGGGACCGCACGGGTCGACGCTGGCCGCCGCGCTGGTCGACGCCGACCTCGTCCTCCCCGTCCTCGACGGGTTCGACGAGATCGCGGAGGGCCTGCGGCGGGAGGCCCTCGACGCCCTCAACGCCACCACCCTGCCGCTCGTCCTCACCAGCCGGCACGACGAGTTCGCCGAGGCCGTCCAGGAGGCGCACGCGCCGCTGCTCTGGGCGGCCGGCATCACGCTCGCCGACCTCACCCTCGACGACCTCGGCCACTACCTGCCCCGGACGGCCCGGTCGGTCGGCCGCGGCGACGCCGCCGCCGACGGGAGCGAGGACGGGAGCGAGGACGGGTCGCTGTGGGACACCGTGCTCGACGAGCTGCGCGCCGGGGAGAGCGGGGCGGGCGCCGCCCTCGCCGCGGTGCTGACCACGCCGCTCATGGTGATCCTGGCGCGCACCGCCTACAGCGAGACACCCGGCCGCGACCCCGCCGAACTGCTCGACACCGCCCGCTTCCCCACCGCGAAGTCCCTGGAGGAGCACCTGCTGGCGGGCTTCGTCCCCGCGGTGTACCGCCGCCGCGCCCCGGAGCGGGACGCCGCCGGCCGACCGGGCCGGCCGACGGGCTGGGACACCGGTCGCGCCCAGCACTGGCTCGGCCACCTCGCGCACCACCTGGTCCGGCTCGACCACGACCGGCAGGACCTCGCCTGGTGGCAGCTCGGCGACACGCTGCCGCGCTCGACCCGGGTCCTGGCCGTGGTCGTGGCCACCTCGCTGAGCGTCGCCCTCGCCGACTGGTTCGTCGGACTGTTCGTCAGCCTGCTCGGCATCGGCTTCGGCACCGGGGCCGGCGAGGTGCTGCTGCAGGGCAGCCTGATGGGGCCGGTGGCCGGGCTCGCCTTCGGGTCGGTGTACGCGATCCTGATCACCTTCGGCGGCGGGGAGGTCTTCGAGCCGTCCCGGGTGCGGCTGCGGCTGCCCGGCACCCACGACAGCCTCGGCCGGCGGCCGGTCCGCACCTTCCTCGCCCGGTTCGGGGACGGTCTGCTCGGCGGGTCCCTGATGGGCGTCGGCTGTGCCTGCGCGCTCGCGCTGGAACGCGCGCTGTACGCGGGCTCCCCGCTGACCGACCCGGACGTCCTCGAAGGCACCCTGATCAACATGCTCTGCCTCGGGCTGACCTTCGGGTCGGCGGCCGGCCTGGTCTTCGGGCTCTCGGCCGCGCTGGAGGCGCCGGTGGACGTCACCTCCTCGGCCACCCCGGTCAGCCTGCTCAGCGCCAACCGCGCCACGGTGGCCCGGCAGTTCCTCGTCCTGGCGCCGGCCCTCACCCTCACCATCGCCGGCGGCGGGCGCCTGGTCGTCGACCTGTTCCAGGGCGTCCTGGGTCCGCTGAACTGGGGGCTGGCGGACGGCCTGTTCATCGGGGCGGTCGGCGGGATCGGCGGGACGGTCGCCTATCTGCTCGCCTTCACCGCCTGGGGCCAGTGGCTGGTGCTGGCCCGGGTCTGGCTGCCGCTGACCGGCCGGCTGCCCTGGCGCCCGGTCGCGTTCCTGGACGACGCCTACCAGCGCGGCGTGCTGCGCCAGACCGGCGCGGTCTACCAGTTCCGGCACGAGCGGCTCCAGCACCACCTCGGCCGCACCTTCCGCCAGCAGCACGGCAAGTACGCACCGGCCACCTTCCCGCCCGCACCGGCCGGTACGCCGTGA
- a CDS encoding DUF4185 domain-containing protein, whose product MSTSPQPGQALTRRSLLRTGTGLALGTGLAVAAGVAAAGPAAATNGVGQTGAPLCQLPGDSASRYGLGSGDLGIPYYREHDNTWGYVFGDSFDTGNGYLGSPVMLNQATFDRSGATPISFGYAMPDGSAAQLLDYGHGTDNGHGVESTRIPNDCIEFGGRTYLQYTSVARGIGPDPLPAGEDGSLMSGVAYSDDSGRTWTDYPYHWPGQDQGVNQSMYGMWSFAGIDPDGWLYIYSKRWNGTHKNTADQGAIQLFRIDPDAFRAGDFGAQQNWAYDGGWHWATDGTPPTPLFGPGNNIGEFSVKRIDGRYCMSYLDLTDGSICTRTAPRPDAAWSTPVPQIVASNLWPPNHWRRPQVESLYGGYIHPGSAGANSLTLIVSQWTAQGAYRVLQFDGIRP is encoded by the coding sequence ATGTCCACTTCACCGCAGCCGGGGCAGGCCCTCACCCGGCGCTCGCTCCTGCGGACCGGGACGGGGCTCGCCCTGGGCACCGGCCTCGCCGTGGCCGCCGGGGTCGCCGCCGCCGGGCCCGCCGCCGCGACCAACGGCGTCGGCCAGACCGGCGCGCCCCTGTGCCAGCTGCCCGGTGACTCGGCGAGCCGGTACGGGCTGGGCAGCGGCGACCTGGGCATCCCGTACTACCGGGAGCACGACAACACCTGGGGCTACGTGTTCGGCGACTCCTTCGACACCGGCAACGGCTACCTCGGCTCCCCGGTGATGCTGAACCAGGCGACCTTCGACCGCTCCGGGGCGACCCCGATCTCGTTCGGCTACGCCATGCCCGACGGTTCCGCGGCCCAGCTCCTCGACTACGGCCACGGAACCGACAACGGCCACGGGGTGGAGAGCACCCGGATCCCGAACGACTGCATCGAGTTCGGCGGCCGCACCTACCTCCAGTACACCTCGGTGGCGCGCGGCATCGGCCCGGACCCGCTGCCCGCCGGCGAGGACGGCTCACTGATGTCGGGCGTCGCCTACTCCGACGACTCCGGCCGGACGTGGACCGACTACCCGTACCACTGGCCCGGCCAGGACCAGGGCGTCAACCAGTCGATGTACGGGATGTGGTCCTTCGCCGGCATCGACCCGGACGGCTGGCTCTACATCTACTCCAAGCGCTGGAACGGCACCCACAAGAACACCGCGGACCAGGGCGCGATCCAGTTGTTCCGGATCGACCCGGACGCGTTCCGGGCCGGCGACTTCGGGGCCCAGCAGAACTGGGCGTACGACGGCGGCTGGCACTGGGCCACCGACGGCACCCCGCCGACCCCGCTGTTCGGCCCCGGGAACAACATCGGCGAGTTCTCCGTGAAGCGGATCGACGGCCGCTACTGCATGAGCTACCTCGACCTGACGGACGGTTCGATCTGCACGCGCACCGCGCCCCGGCCCGACGCCGCGTGGTCGACGCCGGTCCCGCAGATCGTGGCGAGCAACCTCTGGCCGCCGAACCACTGGCGCCGGCCGCAGGTCGAGAGCCTCTACGGCGGCTACATCCACCCCGGCAGCGCCGGTGCGAACTCGCTGACGCTGATCGTCTCCCAGTGGACCGCGCAGGGCGCCTACCGGGTCCTGCAGTTCGACGGGATCCGGCCGTAG
- a CDS encoding glycoside hydrolase domain-containing protein, which produces MRLAVLTRALVGALLLSSAVLATTGPAAAATDGAKDVTYRGTTLRVPGTWPVIDLDAAPDTCVRFDRHAVYLGRPGENQDCPSHLRGRSEAILVQPALPGAERGARENTASREITATTGAVTVTAAYGTDRAAVATVLDRAGLPQPRRTAQAPRSAADPAGAGGITAGAGAALTAAVDGGATNYTGQGFDPCAAPSSSTMRTWMDASPYGAIGIYIGGVNRTCDQPNLTADWVARQASIGWHFFPLYVGHQAPGACPGCATIPSAAQGAADADDAIAQMSALGFPPGTPVYMDNEHYAPSYSGLVLGYLSAWTTQLHARGYLSGVYGSAGSTISDLVAHYSSYAMPDVIDFAAWPGNGSTSTSDPAIPDHLWANHQRIHQYTGGQNETYGGITINIDADYLDVRLAPTARGWDDFGDGRQNPAIGRQANGAMVAFAVAPDQQGLFFREQTAPNGGWGTWQRLGGPVGGLPVVGRDPDGRLELFVLGPGRSSIQHSWQTTPNGGWSTWDTSFGPAASGLSVGQNADGRLEVFAVAPDRSSISHIWQTEPNGGWSGWNGDGAGPFGGPTGGAPVVGHQADGRMAVFVLGPNGSGVAIREQVAPSAGWGAWNGSFGPAASDLSVGQNADGRLEVFAVAPDRSSISHIWQTEPNGGWSGWNGDGAGPFGGPTGGAPVVGHQADGRMAVFVLGPNGSGVAIREQAAPSAGWGAWNGSFGGAAATVNVSRNADGRLEVFALAPGGANISHIWQTEPNGGWSAWNADGTFGGAAWVGV; this is translated from the coding sequence GTGAGACTCGCCGTCCTGACCAGAGCGCTGGTGGGCGCGCTGCTCCTCTCCTCCGCCGTCCTCGCCACCACCGGCCCGGCCGCCGCGGCCACCGACGGCGCCAAGGACGTGACCTACCGGGGCACCACGCTGCGCGTCCCCGGCACCTGGCCGGTGATCGACCTGGACGCGGCGCCGGACACCTGCGTGCGGTTCGACCGGCACGCCGTCTACCTCGGCCGCCCCGGCGAGAACCAGGACTGCCCGTCCCACCTGCGGGGACGCAGCGAGGCGATCCTGGTGCAGCCAGCCCTACCCGGCGCGGAGCGCGGGGCACGGGAGAACACCGCCTCCCGCGAGATCACGGCGACCACCGGCGCGGTCACCGTCACCGCGGCCTACGGCACCGACCGGGCGGCGGTGGCGACCGTCCTCGACCGGGCCGGTCTGCCGCAGCCGCGCCGGACGGCGCAGGCACCGCGGAGCGCGGCCGACCCGGCCGGCGCCGGCGGCATCACGGCCGGCGCCGGCGCGGCGCTGACCGCCGCGGTGGACGGCGGCGCCACCAACTACACGGGCCAGGGCTTCGACCCGTGCGCGGCCCCGAGCTCGTCCACCATGCGCACCTGGATGGACGCCTCGCCCTACGGCGCGATCGGCATCTACATCGGCGGCGTCAACCGCACCTGCGACCAGCCGAACCTGACCGCCGACTGGGTCGCCCGGCAGGCCTCGATCGGCTGGCACTTCTTCCCGCTGTACGTCGGCCACCAGGCGCCGGGCGCCTGCCCCGGCTGCGCCACGATCCCCTCCGCGGCCCAGGGCGCGGCAGACGCCGACGACGCGATCGCGCAGATGTCGGCCCTCGGCTTCCCCCCGGGCACCCCGGTCTACATGGACAACGAGCACTACGCCCCGTCGTACTCGGGCCTGGTCCTCGGCTACCTGTCCGCCTGGACCACGCAGTTGCACGCCCGGGGCTACCTGTCGGGCGTGTACGGCAGCGCCGGCAGCACGATCTCCGACCTGGTCGCCCACTACTCCTCCTACGCGATGCCGGACGTCATCGACTTCGCGGCGTGGCCGGGCAACGGCAGCACCAGCACCTCGGACCCGGCGATCCCGGACCACCTGTGGGCGAACCACCAGCGGATCCACCAGTACACCGGTGGCCAGAACGAGACCTACGGCGGCATCACCATCAACATCGACGCCGACTACCTGGACGTCCGACTGGCGCCCACCGCCAGGGGGTGGGACGACTTCGGCGACGGCCGGCAGAACCCGGCGATCGGCCGGCAGGCCAACGGGGCGATGGTCGCGTTCGCGGTCGCGCCGGACCAGCAGGGGCTGTTCTTCCGCGAGCAGACGGCACCGAACGGCGGCTGGGGAACGTGGCAGCGGCTCGGCGGTCCGGTCGGCGGCCTGCCGGTGGTCGGCCGCGACCCCGACGGGCGGCTGGAGCTGTTCGTCCTCGGCCCCGGCCGGAGCAGCATCCAGCACAGCTGGCAGACCACGCCGAACGGCGGCTGGAGCACGTGGGACACCTCCTTCGGGCCCGCGGCGTCGGGCCTGAGTGTCGGTCAGAATGCGGACGGTCGGCTGGAGGTGTTCGCGGTGGCGCCGGATCGCAGTTCGATCTCGCACATCTGGCAGACGGAGCCCAACGGCGGGTGGAGTGGCTGGAACGGTGACGGCGCCGGGCCGTTCGGGGGCCCGACCGGTGGTGCGCCGGTGGTCGGTCACCAGGCCGACGGGCGGATGGCGGTCTTCGTGCTGGGACCGAACGGCAGCGGGGTGGCGATCCGCGAACAGGTGGCCCCGTCCGCCGGCTGGGGCGCCTGGAACGGCTCCTTCGGGCCCGCGGCATCCGATCTGAGTGTCGGTCAGAATGCGGACGGTCGGCTGGAGGTGTTCGCGGTGGCGCCGGATCGCAGTTCGATCTCGCACATCTGGCAGACGGAGCCCAACGGCGGGTGGAGTGGCTGGAACGGTGACGGCGCCGGGCCGTTCGGGGGTCCGACCGGTGGTGCGCCGGTGGTCGGTCACCAGGCCGACGGGCGGATGGCGGTCTTCGTGCTGGGACCGAACGGCAGCGGGGTGGCGATCCGCGAACAGGCGGCCCCGTCCGCCGGCTGGGGCGCCTGGAACGGCTCCTTCGGCGGCGCCGCCGCGACCGTGAACGTCAGCCGCAACGCGGACGGCCGGCTGGAGGTGTTCGCCCTCGCCCCCGGCGGAGCCAACATCTCGCACATCTGGCAGACGGAGCCCAACGGCGGCTGGAGTGCCTGGAACGCCGACGGCACCTTCGGCGGCGCCGCCTGGGTGGGCGTATGA
- a CDS encoding alpha/beta hydrolase, translating to MSVADPPAAPGPAPKARTAPPFDPELAAALAALGDAAGEPLTPANLAARQARDTATRPRPAVHELTDGGRFEVAELRVPGPPDGPEVTLLSARPAGISRPLPLLYYLHGGGMVMGNAWSVLPRVLREWALPLELAVISVEYRLAPRARYPGPVEDCYAGLTWAAAYADRLGIDPARIVLGGKSAGGGLAAALALLARDRGGPVPLGQLLLSPMLDDRDRTFSSHQLAGTDTWDRVSNATAWQALLGDRYGAADLPPYAAPARATDLSGLPPAYIDVGSAETLRDEDVAYAQALWQAGGRAELHVWPGACHGFDTLAPHSALARDARDARTRWLRRLLAR from the coding sequence ATGAGCGTCGCCGACCCGCCGGCCGCACCCGGCCCCGCCCCGAAGGCCCGGACCGCGCCCCCGTTCGACCCCGAGCTGGCCGCCGCGCTGGCGGCTCTGGGCGACGCGGCCGGGGAGCCGCTCACCCCGGCGAACCTGGCGGCCCGCCAGGCCCGGGACACCGCGACCCGGCCCCGGCCCGCCGTCCACGAGCTGACCGACGGCGGCCGTTTCGAGGTGGCCGAACTCCGGGTACCGGGACCGCCGGACGGGCCGGAGGTCACCCTGCTGAGCGCCCGGCCCGCCGGGATCTCCCGGCCGCTGCCGCTGCTGTACTACCTGCACGGCGGCGGCATGGTCATGGGCAACGCCTGGTCCGTCCTCCCCCGGGTGCTGCGGGAGTGGGCGCTCCCGCTGGAGCTGGCCGTCATCTCCGTCGAGTACCGGCTGGCGCCGCGGGCGCGGTACCCCGGACCGGTGGAGGACTGCTACGCCGGCCTCACCTGGGCGGCCGCGTACGCCGACCGGCTGGGAATCGACCCGGCGCGCATCGTGCTCGGCGGCAAGAGCGCCGGCGGCGGGCTCGCCGCCGCGCTCGCCCTGCTCGCCCGGGACCGGGGCGGGCCCGTCCCGCTCGGGCAACTGCTGCTCAGCCCGATGCTGGACGACCGCGACCGCACCTTCTCCAGCCACCAGCTGGCCGGCACCGACACCTGGGACCGCGTCTCCAACGCCACCGCGTGGCAGGCCCTGCTGGGTGACCGGTACGGTGCCGCGGACCTCCCGCCCTACGCGGCCCCCGCCCGCGCCACCGACCTGTCCGGGCTGCCCCCGGCCTACATCGACGTCGGATCGGCCGAGACCCTCCGGGACGAGGACGTCGCCTACGCCCAGGCGCTCTGGCAGGCCGGCGGCCGGGCCGAACTGCACGTGTGGCCCGGTGCCTGCCACGGCTTCGACACCCTCGCGCCGCACTCGGCGCTGGCCCGGGACGCCCGCGACGCCCGTACCCGCTGGCTCCGGCGCCTCCTCGCGCGCTGA
- a CDS encoding maleylpyruvate isomerase family mycothiol-dependent enzyme — translation MTTTLDHPAAVAAETARFVAVVRAADPSTAVPTCPGWTLADLVRHAGSVQRWFTVLLRQRIQEPPRSREVDLRLPEGPDGYPDWLAEAAVEAGAEFAAADLDAPMWAWGADQHARFWVRRMLFETLVHRVDAELALGLHPGIDPALAADGVAEFLVNLPFAAGFAPGTALLRADDRTVRFTRTDGAGDWLVRLRPDGFGLDPQGAGTAADVTVRGTAADLLLFLYGRLDRAAGRFEVTGDEGLLAHWVANSAF, via the coding sequence ATGACCACCACCCTCGATCACCCCGCCGCCGTCGCCGCGGAGACCGCCCGCTTCGTCGCCGTCGTCCGTGCCGCCGACCCGTCCACCGCGGTGCCCACCTGCCCCGGCTGGACGCTGGCCGACCTGGTGCGTCACGCCGGGAGCGTGCAACGCTGGTTCACCGTGCTGCTGCGGCAGCGGATCCAGGAGCCGCCGCGCAGCCGGGAGGTCGACCTGCGGCTGCCGGAGGGGCCGGACGGCTACCCCGACTGGCTGGCCGAGGCCGCGGTCGAGGCCGGTGCGGAGTTCGCCGCGGCCGACCTCGACGCGCCGATGTGGGCCTGGGGCGCCGACCAGCACGCCCGGTTCTGGGTGCGCCGGATGCTCTTCGAGACCCTGGTGCACCGCGTGGACGCGGAGCTCGCCCTGGGCCTGCACCCCGGGATCGACCCGGCGCTGGCGGCCGACGGCGTCGCGGAGTTCCTGGTCAACCTGCCCTTCGCCGCCGGCTTCGCGCCCGGGACGGCCCTCCTGCGGGCGGACGACCGGACCGTCCGGTTCACCCGCACCGACGGGGCCGGGGACTGGTTGGTCCGGCTGCGGCCCGACGGTTTCGGACTCGACCCGCAGGGTGCCGGGACGGCCGCCGACGTGACGGTGCGCGGCACCGCCGCGGACCTGCTGCTGTTCCTCTACGGCCGGTTGGACCGGGCCGCCGGCCGCTTCGAGGTGACGGGGGACGAGGGCCTGCTGGCGCACTGGGTGGCCAACTCCGCGTTCTGA
- a CDS encoding geranyl diphosphate 2-C-methyltransferase gives MTTTDIPTTPTSLVPGPATPYQGDIARYWDHEARPVNLRLGDVDGLYHHHYGIGDIDHASLGDPDDSEREKKVIAELHRLESAQAEVLLDHLGPIAPDATLVDAGCGRGGSMVMAHQRFGCKVEGVTLSAKQAEFGNRRARELGIDGSVRSRVCNMLDMPFETGQVAGSWNNESSMYVDLHDLFAEHSRMLAVGGRYVTITGCWNPAYGQPSKWVSQINAHFECNIHSRREYLRAMADNRLVPQAVIDLTPATLPYWELRATSSLVTGIEEAFISSYKDGSFQYVLIAADRV, from the coding sequence ATGACCACGACCGATATCCCCACCACGCCCACCAGCCTCGTTCCCGGTCCCGCCACGCCCTACCAGGGCGACATCGCCCGCTACTGGGACCACGAGGCCCGGCCCGTCAATCTGCGCCTCGGTGACGTCGACGGCCTCTACCACCACCACTACGGCATCGGCGACATCGACCACGCCTCGCTGGGCGACCCGGACGACAGCGAGCGCGAGAAGAAGGTGATCGCCGAGCTGCACCGGCTGGAGTCCGCCCAGGCGGAGGTGCTGCTGGACCACCTGGGCCCGATCGCCCCCGACGCCACCCTGGTGGACGCCGGCTGCGGCCGCGGCGGCTCCATGGTGATGGCCCACCAGCGCTTCGGGTGCAAGGTCGAGGGCGTCACCCTCTCCGCCAAGCAGGCCGAGTTCGGCAACCGGCGCGCCCGGGAGCTCGGCATCGACGGCTCGGTCCGGTCCCGGGTCTGCAACATGCTCGACATGCCCTTCGAGACCGGCCAGGTGGCGGGCTCGTGGAACAACGAGTCCAGCATGTACGTCGACCTGCACGACCTCTTCGCCGAGCACTCCCGGATGCTGGCGGTCGGCGGCCGGTACGTCACCATCACGGGCTGCTGGAACCCCGCCTACGGGCAGCCGTCGAAGTGGGTGTCGCAGATCAACGCGCACTTCGAGTGCAACATCCACTCCCGCCGGGAGTACCTGCGTGCCATGGCGGACAACCGGCTCGTGCCGCAGGCCGTCATCGACCTCACCCCGGCGACCCTGCCGTACTGGGAGCTGCGCGCGACGTCCTCGCTCGTCACGGGCATCGAGGAGGCGTTCATCTCCTCGTACAAGGACGGCTCCTTCCAGTACGTCCTGATCGCGGCCGACCGGGTCTGA
- a CDS encoding family 2 encapsulin nanocompartment cargo protein terpene cyclase: MPPSVAPDDGPSSSAVLRGGRPVHAHEERTGDHRGHLGGTVMSRTALDRILSGPSGLGTGGLHPGRRTPPPEAGGAVPGLYYHPVPEPDPGRVEEVGNRIKTWAVDEVQLYPPEWEDQFDGFSIGRYMVACHPDAPDTDHLMVAARLMVAENVVDDCYCEDHGGSPVGLGGRLLLAHTALDPLHTTAEYQPAWEESLQEDAPRRAYRSAMDYFHRAASPSQADRFRHDMARLHLGYLAEAAWAETEHVPTVWEYLAMRQFNNFRPCPTITDTVGGYELPADLHTLPALQRVIALGSNATTIVNDLYSYTKELAGPGRHLNLPVVLAEQEGGTDRDGYLKAVEVHNDLMHAFEAEAAALAAACPAPPLLRFLRGVAVWIDGNHYWHRTNTYRYSLPDFW; this comes from the coding sequence ATCCCCCCTTCTGTCGCGCCGGATGACGGCCCGTCATCCAGCGCGGTCCTGCGCGGAGGGAGGCCCGTCCATGCCCATGAAGAACGGACCGGAGATCACCGGGGACACCTCGGCGGTACGGTCATGAGCCGTACCGCCCTGGATCGGATCCTCAGCGGCCCCAGCGGCCTCGGCACGGGCGGCCTGCACCCGGGCCGCCGTACGCCACCGCCCGAGGCCGGCGGCGCCGTTCCGGGCCTCTACTACCACCCGGTACCGGAGCCCGACCCCGGGCGCGTCGAGGAGGTCGGCAACCGGATCAAGACCTGGGCGGTGGACGAGGTCCAGCTGTACCCGCCGGAGTGGGAGGACCAGTTCGACGGGTTCTCGATCGGCCGGTACATGGTCGCCTGCCACCCCGACGCCCCCGACACCGACCACCTGATGGTCGCCGCCCGGCTGATGGTCGCCGAGAACGTGGTGGACGACTGCTACTGCGAGGACCACGGCGGCTCGCCGGTCGGCCTCGGCGGGCGGCTGCTCCTCGCGCACACCGCGCTCGACCCCCTGCACACCACGGCGGAGTACCAGCCGGCCTGGGAGGAGTCGCTCCAGGAGGACGCCCCGCGGCGCGCCTACCGCTCCGCCATGGACTACTTCCACCGCGCCGCGAGCCCGTCCCAGGCGGACCGGTTCCGGCACGACATGGCGCGCCTGCACCTGGGGTACCTCGCCGAGGCGGCCTGGGCCGAGACCGAGCACGTCCCCACGGTCTGGGAGTACCTGGCGATGCGCCAGTTCAACAACTTCCGCCCGTGCCCGACCATCACGGACACCGTCGGCGGCTACGAGCTGCCCGCCGACCTGCACACGCTGCCCGCCCTGCAACGGGTCATCGCGCTCGGTTCCAACGCCACCACGATCGTCAACGACCTCTACTCCTACACCAAGGAACTCGCCGGCCCCGGCCGGCACCTGAACCTCCCGGTGGTGCTCGCCGAGCAGGAGGGCGGCACCGACCGCGACGGCTACCTGAAGGCGGTCGAGGTCCACAACGACCTCATGCACGCCTTCGAGGCCGAGGCGGCCGCCCTGGCCGCCGCCTGCCCCGCGCCGCCCCTGCTGCGCTTCCTGCGCGGCGTGGCCGTGTGGATCGACGGCAACCACTACTGGCACCGGACCAACACCTACCGCTACAGCCTGCCCGACTTCTGGTAA